From Triticum aestivum cultivar Chinese Spring chromosome 4A, IWGSC CS RefSeq v2.1, whole genome shotgun sequence, a single genomic window includes:
- the LOC123084750 gene encoding uncharacterized protein — MLKIRSAKCPWASVGAAGALVMLVTAVHVFMVPILPSSLDFSGARRSVHHRPRNVLPGAGVVDSRLRARFPADSYEAVTFRAAPWKAEIGRWLAGCHAESSAVNITEAIGTKRCEKDCSGNGVCNYDLGECRCFHGYAGKGCERVLKLECNLPSSPEWPVGPWIVSICPAQCDTTRTMCFCGPGTKYPDRPVAEACGFKTIVPAKPDDPKLTDWTTPDPDVFTTNSSKLGWCNVDPEDAYSSKVKFKEECHCKYDGLWGQFCETHVECICINQCSGHGHCRGGFCQCDSGYFGIDCSIPSAYSVAYEWPSWLQAPVNLPDLKNLSNIPINVNAVVEKKRPLIYVYDLPAEFDSHLLEGRHYKLECVNRIYDEKNRTIWTRQLYGAQMALYESILASPHRTLNGDEADYFYVPVLDSCLITRSDDAPHLQMPEDLRLRSYHTLEYYRKAYDHIAQRYPYWNRTSGRDHIWFFSWDEGACYAPKEIWNSMMLVHWGNTNTKHEKSTTAYWADNWDDIPLDRRGNHPCFDPRKDLVLPAWKEPNPGAIWLKLWARPRINRTTLFYFNGNLGPAYEEGRREDTYSMGIRQKLAAEFGSTPNKQGKLGRQHTANVTVTYVKSEMYYEELASSIFCGVLPGDGWSGRMEDSMLQGCIPVIIQDGIFLPYENVLNYNSFAVRIEEDEIPNLMRVLQGINDTQIDFMLGNVRQIWQRFFYRDTMLLEAERQKKLFAEEEAAWSVEVSKLEDGDDVFATFIQVLHYKLYNDPWRQGLLLEKETGLPSICSKAS; from the exons ATGCTCAAAATCCGTTCGGCGAAATGCCCCTGGGCGTCCGTCGGCGCGGCCGGCGCCCTCGTGATGCTCGTCACCGCCGTCCATGTATTCATGGTGCCGATCCTCCCCTCGTCCCTGGATTTCTCGGGCGCTCGCCGCAGCGTCCACCACCGGCCGAGGAACGTGCTCCCGGGCGCTGGGGTTGTGGACTCACGCCTCAGGGCTCGGTTTCCTGCCGATTCATACGAAGCCGTGACGTTCCGTGCCGCGCCGTGGAAGGCCGAGATCGGGAGGTGGCTCGCTGGGTGCCATGCCGAATCATCAGCTGTCAACATTACTGAA GCTATTGGCACAAAGAGGTGCGAGAAAGACTGCAGTGGAAATGGTGTGTGCAACTATGACCTGGGGGAATGCAGATGCTTCCATGGATATGCTG GAAAAGGATGTGAGAGGGTTCTGAAGTTGGAGTGCAACCTCCCAAGTTCCCCAGAATGGCCTGTAGGACCCTGGATAGTTTCCATATGTCCAGCCCAGTGTGACACAACCAGGACAATGTGCTTTTGTGGACCAGGAACAAAATACCCGGATCGCCCTGTGGCAGAAGCTTGCGGCTTTAAAACAAT CGTGCCTGCAAAACCTGATGACCCGAAGCTTACCGACTGGACAACACCTGATCCAGATGTATTCACAACAAACAGCAGTAAGCTAGGATGGTGCAATGTGGACCCTGAGGATGCATATTCTTCCAAAGTGAAGTTTAAAGAagaatgtcattgcaaatatgatGGACTCTGGGGGCAGTTTTGTGAGACACATGTTGAATGCATTTGTATTAACCAGTGTTCCGGACATGGACATTGTCGTGGTGGTTTCTGTCAG TGCGACAGTGGATATTTTGGGATTGATTGCAGCATCCCATCGGCTTATTCAGTTGCATATGAATGGCCCTCATGGCTCCAAGCACCAGTGAACCTACCAGACCTAAAAAATTTAAGCAATATCCCCATCAATGTCAATGCTGTTGTTGAGAAAAAAAGACCACTAATATATGTGTACGATTTGCCAGCTGAGTTTGACAGTCATCTTCTTGAA GGACGACATTACAAGTTAGAGTGTGTGAACAGAATATATGATGAAAAGAACAGAACTATATGGACGCGGCAACTGTATGGTGCTCAG ATGGCACTCTATGAGAGCATTCTTGCTAGCCCTCACCGCACACTGAATGGGGATGAAGCTGATTATTTCTATGTGCCGGTTCTTGACTCTTGTCTAATAACTAGATCCGATGATGCCCCACACCTGCAGATGCCG GAGGACCTGCGCCTCAGGAGTTACCATACTCTTGAGTACTACAGAAAGGCTTATGATCACATAGCTCAGAGGTATCCTTACTGGAACCGCACTTCTGGAAGAGACCATATTTGG TTCTTTTCGTGGGATGAAGGTGCCTGCTATGCTCCAAAGGAGATCTGGAACAGCATGATGCTTGTCCACTGGGGAAATACCAACACAAAACATGAAAAATCAACGACTGCTTATTGGGCTGACAACTGGGATGATATTCCTTTGGATAGAAGAGGCAACCATCCATGTTTCGATCCGAGAAAGGACCTCGTGCTTCCAGCATGGAAGGAGCCTAACCCAGGGGCCATCTGGTTAAAACTATGGGCAAG GCCAAGGATCAATCGTACAACACTTTTTTATTTCAATGGTAATCTAGGACCAGCCTATGAAGAGGGTCGCCGTGAAGAcac GTATAGCATGGGGATTAGGCAAAAGCTGGCAGCTGAATTCGGttcaacaccaaacaagcaagggAAGCTTGGAAGGCAGCATACAGCCAACGTAACAGTTACGTACGTAAAatctgagatgtattatgaggaaCTAGCAAGCTCCATTTTCTGTGGTGTCCTGCCAGGGGATGGCTGGAGTGGGCGCATGGAAGACAGCATGCTTCAAGGATGCATTCCTGTCATAATACAG GATGGAATATTTCTTCCGTACGAGAATGTGCTTAATTACAACAGTTTTGCAGTCCGCATAGAAGAAGATGAGATCCCCAACCTCATGAGAGTCCTCCAA GGAATAAACGATACACAGATAGATTTTATGTTAGGAAATGTTCGCCAGATCTGGCAGAGATTCTTTTATCGCGACACCATGTTGCTAGAGGCAGAGAGGCAGAAAAAACTGTTTGCTGAAGAGGAGGCGGCCTGGTCAGTCGAGGTTTCGAAACTAGAAGATGGTGATGACGTCTTTGCTACTTTCATACAG GTATTGCATTACAAGTTATACAATGACCCATGGCGGCAAGGTCTCCTCCTAGAAAAGGAAACCGGTTTGCCGAGCATCTGCTCAAAGGCTTCCTGA